In Drosophila pseudoobscura strain MV-25-SWS-2005 chromosome 4, UCI_Dpse_MV25, whole genome shotgun sequence, the following proteins share a genomic window:
- the Drep4 gene encoding DNA fragmentation factor subunit beta isoform X1: MINYIRDTIMAPSTRSCSNSVKTNNSSSKQRATKEDGSSSSKEIPPAPMRGYKITDNERSRKYGIGANSLEVLLTKANNKFPRQDLHIYLASDGFEVSDDEYLNSLPAQTLFIVAGPDAVITTVFLIDADFEFEKMRQQSPLLKVADIFYDFIEQHPEKFRRMISDYEHQKQRLVLDNSKAHLSLKDEHVEWFEGGEERFHSKEEAMAVRAQTRVRGYYYKAKEELTRNPLYRQNPKARQVINSVLEQFRYLLIGCDYFSMMFNRKCEQKHDFLQQHRQQTGDEEPDAGSLPSKRLRQLIKEYTKQHSILDDWSVSLCTDLGDFYCQGAYSDNGNCCSLQHTINPYASRENLILFQVWNLDHQIELSRTILPAMVANVEELVTKPQLKCSFHNKRVVDISVLEYFLEIFSLKNLKLVHVVCHEKVQRSNRSNGRLLCPDCHEYRIVQELMDLQGANKTTS, from the exons ATGATAAACTACATTAGAGATACAATTATGGCGCCGTCAACACGCAGTTGCAGCAACAGCGTCAagaccaacaacagcagcagcaaacaaaggGCCACAAAGGAAGACGGCTCTTCCTCGTCCAAGGAAATTCCACCTGCTCCAATGCGGGGCTACAAGATTACTGATAATGAGCGGTCAAGGAAATATGGAATTGGAGCCAATTCATTGGAAGTTCTGCTAACCAAAGCCAATAACAAGTTTCCG CGGCAGGACCTGCACATCTATCTAGCCTCTGATGGCTTTGAGGTGTCTGATGATGAGTATTTGAACAGCCTGCCCGCCCAGACGTTGTTCATTGTGGCTGGTCCAGATGCAGTCATAACAACAG TATTCTTGATAGATGCCGACTTTGAATTTGAGAAAATGCGCCAGCAATCGCCCTTGCTGAAGGTGGCAGACATCTTCTATGACTTTATAGAACAGCATCCGGAGAAGTTCCGACGTATGATCTCGGACTATGAGCACCAGAAGCAGCGACTGGTCCTGGACAACAGCAAGGCCCATCTAAGCTTGAAGGACGAGCACGTGGAATGGTTCGAGGGCGGCGAGGAGCGCTTTCACTCCAAGGAAGAGGCCATGGCCGTGCGTGCCCAGACACGTGTGCGCGGCTACTACTATAAGGCCAAGGAGGAGCTGACACGCAATCCGTTGTACAGGCAAAATCCCAAGGCCCGGCAAGTCATCAACTCGGTGCTGGAGCAATTTCGCTATCTACTCATCGGCTGCGACTATTTCTCAATGATGTTCAACAGAAAATGCGAACAAAAACACGACTTCCTccagcagcatcggcagcagacGGGTGATGAGGAGCCCGATGCCGGAAGTCTTCCAAGCAAGAGACTAAGGCAGCTCATCAAGGAGTACACTAAGCAGCATTCCATACTCGATGATTGGTCTGTTTCGCTGTGCACCGATCTGGGGGACTTCTATTGCCAGGGCGCGTATTCGGATAATGGCAACTGCTGCTCCCTGCAGCACACCATCAATCCGTATGCCTCGCGCGAGAATCTCATTTTGTTTCAGGTGTGGAATCTGGATCATCAAATTGAACTCTCTCGCACGATTCTGCCCGCCATGGTAGCCAACGTCGAGGAGCTAGTCACCAAGCCGCAGCTCAAATGTTCGTTTCACAACAAGCGTGTAGTAGACATCTCTGTTTTAGAGTACTTTCTCGAAATATTCTCCCTAAAGAACCTTAAACTCGTGCACGTTGTGTGCCACGAAAAGGTGCAACGCTCAAACCGCTCAAATGGTCGCCTGCTCTGTCCGGATTGTCATGAATACCGGATTGTGCAAGAGCTCATGGATTTGCAGGGAGCAAATAAAACCACGTCTTAA
- the Drep4 gene encoding DNA fragmentation factor subunit beta isoform X2, which produces MINYIRDTIMAPSTRSCSNSVKTNNSSSKQRATKEDGSSSSKEIPPAPMRGYKITDNERSRKYGIGANSLEVLLTKANNKFPRQDLHIYLASDGFEVSDDEYLNSLPAQTLFIVAGPDAVITTDADFEFEKMRQQSPLLKVADIFYDFIEQHPEKFRRMISDYEHQKQRLVLDNSKAHLSLKDEHVEWFEGGEERFHSKEEAMAVRAQTRVRGYYYKAKEELTRNPLYRQNPKARQVINSVLEQFRYLLIGCDYFSMMFNRKCEQKHDFLQQHRQQTGDEEPDAGSLPSKRLRQLIKEYTKQHSILDDWSVSLCTDLGDFYCQGAYSDNGNCCSLQHTINPYASRENLILFQVWNLDHQIELSRTILPAMVANVEELVTKPQLKCSFHNKRVVDISVLEYFLEIFSLKNLKLVHVVCHEKVQRSNRSNGRLLCPDCHEYRIVQELMDLQGANKTTS; this is translated from the exons ATGATAAACTACATTAGAGATACAATTATGGCGCCGTCAACACGCAGTTGCAGCAACAGCGTCAagaccaacaacagcagcagcaaacaaaggGCCACAAAGGAAGACGGCTCTTCCTCGTCCAAGGAAATTCCACCTGCTCCAATGCGGGGCTACAAGATTACTGATAATGAGCGGTCAAGGAAATATGGAATTGGAGCCAATTCATTGGAAGTTCTGCTAACCAAAGCCAATAACAAGTTTCCG CGGCAGGACCTGCACATCTATCTAGCCTCTGATGGCTTTGAGGTGTCTGATGATGAGTATTTGAACAGCCTGCCCGCCCAGACGTTGTTCATTGTGGCTGGTCCAGATGCAGTCATAACAACAG ATGCCGACTTTGAATTTGAGAAAATGCGCCAGCAATCGCCCTTGCTGAAGGTGGCAGACATCTTCTATGACTTTATAGAACAGCATCCGGAGAAGTTCCGACGTATGATCTCGGACTATGAGCACCAGAAGCAGCGACTGGTCCTGGACAACAGCAAGGCCCATCTAAGCTTGAAGGACGAGCACGTGGAATGGTTCGAGGGCGGCGAGGAGCGCTTTCACTCCAAGGAAGAGGCCATGGCCGTGCGTGCCCAGACACGTGTGCGCGGCTACTACTATAAGGCCAAGGAGGAGCTGACACGCAATCCGTTGTACAGGCAAAATCCCAAGGCCCGGCAAGTCATCAACTCGGTGCTGGAGCAATTTCGCTATCTACTCATCGGCTGCGACTATTTCTCAATGATGTTCAACAGAAAATGCGAACAAAAACACGACTTCCTccagcagcatcggcagcagacGGGTGATGAGGAGCCCGATGCCGGAAGTCTTCCAAGCAAGAGACTAAGGCAGCTCATCAAGGAGTACACTAAGCAGCATTCCATACTCGATGATTGGTCTGTTTCGCTGTGCACCGATCTGGGGGACTTCTATTGCCAGGGCGCGTATTCGGATAATGGCAACTGCTGCTCCCTGCAGCACACCATCAATCCGTATGCCTCGCGCGAGAATCTCATTTTGTTTCAGGTGTGGAATCTGGATCATCAAATTGAACTCTCTCGCACGATTCTGCCCGCCATGGTAGCCAACGTCGAGGAGCTAGTCACCAAGCCGCAGCTCAAATGTTCGTTTCACAACAAGCGTGTAGTAGACATCTCTGTTTTAGAGTACTTTCTCGAAATATTCTCCCTAAAGAACCTTAAACTCGTGCACGTTGTGTGCCACGAAAAGGTGCAACGCTCAAACCGCTCAAATGGTCGCCTGCTCTGTCCGGATTGTCATGAATACCGGATTGTGCAAGAGCTCATGGATTTGCAGGGAGCAAATAAAACCACGTCTTAA
- the LOC6902631 gene encoding uncharacterized protein, with product MEHTSFNHNNKKIRRLIFDAEQPVPEEQQISLPAEHRIMAAISSLEKKVDASFSVLEKKVDDSISGLEKKVDDSISGLEKKVGVLSETLAEVVALLKLQIKKEPDVQNFIKFPIESTMELEHLNSIITPELTDFYINKIRSLLGTSSSMASSLKHVLDEKLILDYNVDGTSESAVKMKIPDEPADKIIRKAIHNIKNSHFQKTSREKNSN from the exons ATGGAACATACATCATTCAAccacaacaataaaaaaattcgCCGTTTAATCTTTGATGCAGAGC AACCTGTGCCAGAAGAACAGCAAATTTCGC TTCCGGCAGAGCACCGTATAATGGCTGCGATTTCGAGTTTGGAGAAGAAAGTTGATGCATCGTTTTCTGTTCTGGAGAAGAAAGTTGATGATTCGATTTCTGGTCTGGAGAAGAAAGTTGATGATTCGATTTCTGGTCTGGAGAAGAAAGTTGGTGTTCTGTCTGAAACATTGGCGGAGGTGGTGGCTCTGCTGAAGCTTCAGATTAAAAAAGAGCCAGACGtacaaaatttcataaaatttCCGATAGAGTCGACGATGGAGTTGGAGCATTTAAACTCTATTATAACTCCAGAGCTGACCGATTTTTAT aTCAACAAAATAAGGAGCTTATTGGGGACGAGCTCATCGATGGCATCCAGTTTGAAACACGTGCTGGATGAAAAGCTGATATTGGATTACAATGTGGACGGAACGTCGGAAT cGGCGGTGAAGATGAAAATACCCGACGAGCCAGCAGACAAAATAATTCGGAAGGCTATTCATAACATCAAGAATAGTCATTTTCAAAAGACATCAAGGGAAAAAAATTCAAACTAG